The Halosimplex litoreum genome has a window encoding:
- a CDS encoding DUF4177 domain-containing protein — translation MTDDPDAWEYETLDPPRGETKKEATDPKRQLNDLGAEGWEFVDTIDYVGGGTKLLVFKRPVDRS, via the coding sequence ATGACCGACGACCCGGACGCCTGGGAGTACGAGACCCTCGACCCACCGAGAGGCGAGACGAAGAAGGAAGCCACCGACCCGAAGCGTCAGCTGAACGACCTCGGAGCGGAGGGCTGGGAGTTCGTCGACACGATCGACTACGTCGGCGGTGGGACGAAGCTTCTCGTCTTCAAGCGTCCGGTCGACCGGTCATGA
- a CDS encoding DUF5785 family protein — protein sequence MDWPHDPDGNEGSEGRRKYGQAVLAKKIDEGEDFPLSQSEFVSEHGDEPIRIDYETVVSVSEIFEHVDQAEFEDFPDFHKAVGAGLREADYWPYRLEHA from the coding sequence ATGGACTGGCCGCACGATCCCGACGGGAACGAGGGCAGCGAGGGGCGCCGCAAGTACGGGCAGGCGGTGCTCGCCAAGAAGATCGACGAGGGCGAGGACTTCCCGCTCTCCCAATCCGAGTTCGTCTCGGAACACGGCGACGAGCCGATCCGCATCGACTACGAGACCGTCGTCAGTGTCTCGGAGATCTTCGAACACGTCGACCAGGCGGAGTTCGAGGACTTCCCCGACTTCCACAAGGCCGTCGGGGCGGGACTGCGCGAGGCCGACTACTGGCCCTACCGGCTCGAACACGCCTAG